From Bacillus sp. Bos-x628, the proteins below share one genomic window:
- a CDS encoding ABC transporter substrate-binding protein, producing the protein MKKLTAIWLSLLLMFGVLAGCAGAETDHTTTGSQNKETTAGAFPVSIQDATGKTVEIKEQPKRIVSLIPSNTEIAYALGLGDKIVGRSDFDNYPKEVEKVEKIGGMEFNVEKVISLKPDLVLAHASQMSSKEGFKQLKDAGVQVLTVNDATSFKDVYKSINMIGEAAGVKEASTKLVNRMKTSLSDIKKKAASISKNEQKTVFVEVSKAPEIYTTGQNTFMDEMLSTIHAKNAAGDQTGWVQMTEESLIKLNPDAIVTIDGASLADLKKRDGWNAVKAVKEKQVFQLNTDLASRPGPRLIEGVEELAKSIYPDTFK; encoded by the coding sequence ATGAAGAAATTAACAGCCATTTGGCTATCATTATTGCTTATGTTTGGTGTGTTAGCTGGATGTGCAGGAGCTGAAACAGATCACACAACAACTGGTTCACAAAACAAAGAGACGACTGCTGGTGCATTTCCTGTTTCCATTCAAGATGCAACTGGTAAAACCGTCGAAATCAAAGAACAGCCAAAACGGATTGTTTCCTTAATCCCAAGTAATACAGAGATTGCTTATGCACTTGGTCTTGGAGACAAAATAGTCGGCAGATCAGATTTTGACAATTATCCAAAGGAAGTAGAAAAGGTAGAAAAAATTGGGGGAATGGAATTCAATGTAGAGAAAGTCATCTCCCTAAAACCTGATCTCGTGTTGGCACATGCATCACAGATGAGTTCCAAAGAAGGATTTAAACAGCTAAAAGATGCAGGTGTTCAAGTGTTGACAGTAAATGATGCGACATCTTTTAAAGATGTTTACAAATCAATCAACATGATTGGGGAAGCTGCTGGAGTGAAAGAGGCATCAACAAAGCTTGTGAACCGCATGAAAACAAGCTTGAGTGACATCAAGAAAAAAGCAGCGTCCATTTCAAAAAACGAACAAAAAACAGTCTTTGTCGAAGTGTCAAAAGCTCCTGAAATCTATACAACTGGTCAAAATACATTTATGGATGAAATGCTGTCAACCATTCATGCAAAAAATGCGGCAGGAGACCAAACTGGCTGGGTACAAATGACAGAAGAATCATTGATCAAATTAAATCCAGACGCCATTGTAACAATTGATGGTGCGAGTTTAGCTGACTTGAAAAAAAGAGATGGCTGGAATGCTGTAAAGGCAGTGAAGGAAAAACAAGTCTTTCAATTGAATACGGATCTCGCATCAAGACCGGGACCGAGGTTGATTGAAGGAGTCGAGGAACTTGCAAAAAGCATCTACCCTGACACGTTCAAATAA
- a CDS encoding iron ABC transporter permease, giving the protein MQKASTLTRSNKLIITYALSVVLLVISIGMGISLGSLGIPIPSIIRIFVHELFGIRAGTIDSIEDNIVMNIRLPRVILAALVGAALALSGAAFQGLLKNPLADPYTLGVSQGASVGAVTTLFFSLQIPLLGSFTLPFFSMTTALVTLCLVLFLAHLVHRGMSISSLILTGVIFSSFLGALISLMIALTGDDLKEIIHWLLGSVSMRGWRYIALFLPFFLTGTFALILTGRDLNVMTYGEEKATLLGVHVKRSKYIVLVAGSILTGSAVAVSGTIGFVGLVIPHFIRLLAVTDHRHLLPLSMLNGASFLVLADLLSRTIIEPTELPIGIITALIGAPVFGMILIRRYKGGAHL; this is encoded by the coding sequence TTGCAAAAAGCATCTACCCTGACACGTTCAAATAAATTAATCATCACATACGCTTTAAGCGTTGTATTACTTGTGATCAGCATTGGAATGGGGATCTCACTTGGTAGTTTAGGGATTCCCATTCCTTCTATTATTCGTATATTTGTTCATGAGCTATTCGGTATTCGCGCTGGAACCATTGATTCAATTGAAGACAATATAGTGATGAATATTCGTTTGCCGAGGGTCATTTTAGCGGCATTAGTCGGTGCGGCACTGGCGTTATCTGGTGCAGCTTTTCAAGGTTTATTAAAAAACCCCCTTGCTGATCCTTATACACTAGGCGTGTCCCAAGGAGCATCTGTTGGAGCAGTGACGACCTTGTTTTTCAGCTTACAAATCCCCTTGTTAGGTAGTTTTACACTGCCTTTTTTCAGTATGACAACGGCACTTGTGACGCTCTGTCTCGTTCTGTTTTTGGCACATCTTGTTCATAGAGGAATGAGTATTTCCTCATTAATATTGACCGGTGTGATTTTTAGCTCCTTTTTGGGAGCGCTGATTTCTTTAATGATTGCTTTAACTGGTGATGATTTAAAAGAGATTATTCATTGGCTGCTTGGCAGCGTGTCCATGAGGGGATGGCGCTATATTGCCCTTTTTTTACCTTTCTTTCTGACAGGTACCTTTGCGCTCATTCTGACAGGACGAGATTTGAACGTGATGACGTATGGGGAAGAGAAGGCAACGTTATTAGGTGTGCATGTCAAAAGGAGCAAATACATTGTTCTTGTTGCTGGTTCTATTCTGACTGGCAGTGCTGTGGCTGTGTCAGGAACAATCGGTTTTGTGGGGCTTGTGATTCCGCATTTTATTCGTCTATTAGCTGTCACAGATCATCGTCATCTTCTACCTTTATCCATGCTGAACGGGGCATCTTTTCTTGTTTTAGCCGATTTGTTATCACGTACGATCATTGAACCTACTGAATTGCCGATAGGCATTATTACTGCATTAATTGGTGCACCCGTATTTGGGATGATTCTCATCCGCAGGTATAAAGGAGGAGCGCATCTATGA
- a CDS encoding heme ABC transporter ATP-binding protein, translating to MIQVKEVRGGYGEKQVIRGISFEVKEGEFVGILGPNGSGKTTLLKMMAGILTPESGHVLLNDRSIQSYRPKALAQKIAVLPQKTDQAFSFTVEETVQFGRYPYQKGLLQSLTKEDLHVINKVIEQTDIARFKEKSIHELSGGEQQRVYLAQALAQQPQYLLLDEPTSFLDLAYQKNLLDFIKEETTSFGLTVIAVFHDVNIASLYCDRLLLLHQGKAEVFDEPDRVLTTERMQRVYETDVTKLHHPLRATPQLIIEPATVSAGSNERKLADGWRTYGSSGMIYSINHPLRILSSHKDNGGFFWKRSLGTGTWALHDTSEQSDGPDDMLFLFQADGQKQYAAESDGDYLYLYGMQHKGELAVWLLLNGFLSDGTFVQLMGQLMRIIQMETCFNIHHLCIAATQSQEDLSDAISHALLREKINHLLQTLDAIKK from the coding sequence ATGATTCAAGTGAAGGAAGTCAGAGGCGGTTATGGAGAGAAACAAGTCATCCGCGGCATTAGTTTTGAGGTAAAGGAAGGAGAGTTTGTCGGTATACTTGGACCAAATGGCAGCGGTAAAACGACATTGCTCAAGATGATGGCTGGTATATTAACACCAGAGAGCGGTCATGTACTCCTCAACGATAGGTCAATCCAATCATACCGGCCGAAGGCGCTTGCGCAAAAGATTGCTGTATTACCGCAAAAAACCGATCAAGCCTTCTCATTTACAGTCGAAGAAACCGTTCAGTTTGGACGTTATCCTTATCAAAAAGGACTGTTGCAATCTTTAACGAAAGAGGATTTGCATGTCATAAACAAAGTCATAGAACAAACAGATATAGCCCGATTTAAGGAGAAATCCATCCATGAATTAAGCGGAGGAGAACAGCAGCGTGTGTATTTAGCACAGGCATTAGCTCAGCAGCCGCAATACTTATTACTAGATGAACCAACGAGCTTTCTTGATTTAGCCTATCAAAAAAATCTGCTTGATTTCATCAAAGAAGAGACAACTTCCTTTGGGCTGACGGTGATTGCTGTGTTTCATGATGTAAATATCGCAAGCTTATATTGTGATCGGCTGCTCCTGCTTCATCAAGGAAAGGCTGAGGTATTTGACGAGCCAGATCGTGTGCTGACAACCGAACGAATGCAGCGGGTTTATGAAACGGATGTAACAAAACTGCATCACCCTCTTCGCGCTACTCCTCAATTGATCATTGAACCTGCGACTGTCTCAGCAGGTTCAAATGAGAGGAAACTAGCAGATGGATGGAGGACGTATGGATCTAGTGGGATGATTTATTCCATTAATCATCCGCTTCGCATACTATCCTCTCATAAGGACAATGGCGGATTCTTTTGGAAAAGATCACTTGGAACAGGGACTTGGGCACTTCATGATACGAGTGAACAGTCAGATGGACCTGATGATATGCTGTTCCTCTTTCAAGCAGACGGACAAAAGCAATACGCTGCCGAGAGTGATGGAGATTATCTGTACCTCTATGGCATGCAGCATAAAGGAGAGCTGGCAGTTTGGCTTTTGCTCAATGGTTTTTTATCAGATGGAACGTTTGTTCAACTCATGGGACAGCTTATGAGAATCATTCAAATGGAGACTTGCTTCAACATCCATCATCTATGTATAGCTGCTACCCAGAGCCAAGAAGATTTAAGTGATGCGATTTCACATGCGTTGTTACGAGAGAAAATCAATCATCTTCTTCAAACATTAGATGCTATAAAAAAGTGA
- a CDS encoding cob(I)yrinic acid a,c-diamide adenosyltransferase — MKLYTKTGDQGKTGLIGGRTDKDDMRVEAYGTLDEANSFIGLAHANLRQYGELFQDVLSELIVIQHELFDCGGDLATMKPRQEGKLSEESVAVLEDRIDVYVEEASPLTKFILPGGTEGAALLHVARTVIRRAERQIVTLAKQEDIPAVTCTYVNRLSDYLFAAARIVNHRLGQADVEYERSAHVFQSK, encoded by the coding sequence ATGAAACTTTATACAAAAACCGGTGATCAAGGAAAAACGGGATTAATTGGCGGGAGAACGGATAAAGATGATATGAGAGTAGAAGCGTACGGTACGTTAGATGAAGCTAACAGCTTCATTGGTCTTGCTCATGCGAATTTGCGCCAGTATGGGGAATTGTTTCAAGATGTCCTTTCAGAGCTGATTGTGATTCAGCATGAACTGTTCGACTGTGGCGGTGATCTGGCAACGATGAAACCACGCCAAGAAGGAAAATTATCAGAAGAATCTGTGGCTGTCCTTGAGGATAGAATAGATGTGTACGTAGAAGAAGCTTCGCCGCTGACAAAATTTATTTTGCCGGGCGGTACGGAAGGTGCGGCATTATTACATGTGGCGCGTACGGTGATCAGAAGGGCGGAGCGCCAAATTGTGACTTTAGCGAAACAGGAGGATATCCCGGCTGTTACGTGCACATATGTGAACCGGCTATCCGATTATTTATTTGCAGCCGCACGTATTGTGAATCATCGACTTGGTCAAGCTGATGTTGAATATGAACGCAGTGCACACGTATTTCAGTCTAAATAA